One Miscanthus floridulus cultivar M001 chromosome 11, ASM1932011v1, whole genome shotgun sequence DNA window includes the following coding sequences:
- the LOC136490684 gene encoding cryptochrome-1-like isoform X2, giving the protein MSASSSSLCGGDPAMRSVVWFRRDLRVEDNPALAAAARAGGEVVPAYVWSPEEEGPYYPGRVSRWWISQSLKHLDASLRRLGAGKLVTRRSADAVVALLQLVRDTGATHVYFNHLYDPISLVRDHRLKEMLTAEGILVQSFNADLLYEPWEVVDDEGQPFTMFAAFWNRCLSMPYDPPAPLLPPKKINSGDLSMCPSEDLIFEDDSERGSNALLARAWTPGWQNADKALTAFLNGPLADYSVNRKKADSASTSLLSPHLHFGELSVRKVFHLVRMKQLVWSNEGNHAAEESCTLFLRSIGLREYSRYLSFNHPSSHERPLLAHLRFFPWVVNESYFKIWRQGRTGYPLVDAGMRELWATGWLHDRIRVVVSSFFVKVLQLPWRWGMKYFWDTLLDADLESDALGWQYITGSLPDSQELDRIDNPQFEGYKFDPHGEYVRRWIPELARLPTEWIHHPWDAPVSVLQAAGIELGSNYPLPIVELDAAKARLQEALSEMWQLEAASRATMNNGMEEGLGDSSEVPFPQELQMEIDRQPAQATANVPMTARRREDQMVPTMTSSLNRAETEVSADLGNSEDTRAQVPFHAHFHPRVEREDMIQNTEGPVPRINGTHQHNIFQQPQNHRREALAPSVSEASSSWTGREGAVVPVWSPPAASGHSETFAADEADVSSRSYLDRHPQSHRLMNWSQLSQSL; this is encoded by the exons ATGtcggcctcgtcctcgtccctgtGCGGCGGGGACCCGGCGATGAGGAGCGTGGTGTGGTTCCGGAGGGACCTCAGGGTGGAGGACAACCCGGCgcttgcggcggcggcgcgtgccgGTGGGGAGGTAGTGCCGGCGTACGTCTGGTCGCCAGAGGAAGAGGGCCCTTACTACCCCGGGCGTGTGTCCCGGTGGTGGATCAGCCAGAGCCTGAAGCACCTGGACGCCTCGCTCCGCCGCCTAGGGGCAGGAAAGCTCGTCACGCGGAGGTCGGCCGACGCCGTCGTCGCGCTGCTCCAGCTGGTCCGCGACACCGGCGCCACGCACGTCTACTTCAATCATCTATACG ACCCGATCTCACTAGTCAGGGATCACCGGTTGAAGGAGATGCTGACGGCTGAGGGCATCCTTGTGCAATCTTTCAATGCGGATCTGCTGTATGAGCCATGGGAAGTTGTCGATGATGAAGGGCAACCATTCACCATGTTCGCCGCGTTCTGGAACAGGTGCCTCAGCATGCCGTATGACCCCCCTGCACCCCTTCTGCCCCCGAAGAAGATCAATTCAG GTGACTTATCGATGTGTCCATCGGAAGATCTGATCTTTGAGGATGATTCAGAGAGGGGAAGCAACGCTCTTCTGGCCCGAGCATGGACGCCAGGGTGGCAGAACGCAGACAAGGCACTgacggccttcctcaatggtccATTGGCTGACTACTCAGTGAACCGCAAGAAGGCTGATAGTGCGAGCACATCCCTACTCTCACCTCACCTGCATTTCGGTGAGCTTAGTGTGCGCAAGGTTTTCCACCTAGTTCGTATGAAGCAGCTTGTGTGGAGTAACGAGGGCAACCATGCTGCTGAGGAGAGCTGCACCTTGTTTCTCCGTTCCATTGGCCTGCGGGAGTACTCTCGGTACCTGAGCTTCAATCACCCAAGCAGCCATGAGAGGCCCCTCTTGGCGCACCTCAGGTTTTTCCCCTGGGTGGTCAATGAGAGCTACTTTAAGATTTGGAGGCAGGGAAGGACTGGGTACCCGCTCGTTGATGCTGGCATGAGGGAACTGTGGGCGACAGGATGGTTGCATGACCGGATACGTGTGGTGGTTTCAAGCTTCTTTGTCAAGGTCCTTCAACTTCCATGGCGATGGGGTATGAAGTACTTCTGGGACACATTACTGGATGCTGATCTTGAAAGCGATGCACTGGGCTGGCAGTACATCACTGGCTCTCTTCCTGATAGTCAAGAGCTTGACCGCATCGACAACCCCCAG TTTGAAGGCTACAAGTTCGACCCGCATGGGGAGTATGTCCGACGGTGGATTCCTGAGCTCGCAAGGCTACCGACAGAATGGATACATCATCCATGGGATGCACCTGTTTCCGTGCTGCAAGCTGCAGGAATTGAGCTGGGATCCAACTATCCTCTCCCCATAGTTGAGCTAGACGCGGCCAAAGCCAGACTGCAAGAAGCCCTATCAGAAATGTGGCAGCTGGAGGCAGCATCAAGGGCCACCATGAACAATGGAATGGAGGAAGGCCTCGGCGATTCCTCAGAGGTTCCGTTTCCTCAAGAATTACAGATGGAAATCGATCGGCAGCCAGCCCAGGCAACAGCCAATGTGCCGATGACTGCTCGGAGGCGTGAGGATCAGATGGTGCCTACCATGACCTCTTCATTGAACCGAGCTGAAACAGAGGTTTCCGCCGATCTAGGGAACAGTGAGGACACTAGGGCACAGGTTCCGTTTCATGCACATTTCCATCCCCGAGTTGAGAGGGAAGACATGATCCAAAATACTGAAGGCCCTGTGCCTAGAATCAATGGCACTCACCAGCACAACATCTTTCAGCAACCTCAGAATCATAGGCGAGAAGCTCTTGCTCCATCAGTGTCGGAGGCTTCAAGTAGCTGGACCGGCAGAGAGGGCGCTGTGGTCCCAGTTTGGTCACCTCCTGCAGCATCAGGCCATTCAGAAACTTTTGCTGCTGATGAAGCTGACGTTTCTAGTAGGAGTTATTTGGATAGGCATCCACAGTCGCACCGGCTGATGAACTGGAGTCAATTATCACAGTCATTGTGA
- the LOC136490684 gene encoding cryptochrome-1-like isoform X1 yields MSASSSSLCGGDPAMRSVVWFRRDLRVEDNPALAAAARAGGEVVPAYVWSPEEEGPYYPGRVSRWWISQSLKHLDASLRRLGAGKLVTRRSADAVVALLQLVRDTGATHVYFNHLYDPISLVRDHRLKEMLTAEGILVQSFNADLLYEPWEVVDDEGQPFTMFAAFWNRCLSMPYDPPAPLLPPKKINSGDLSMCPSEDLIFEDDSERGSNALLARAWTPGWQNADKALTAFLNGPLADYSVNRKKADSASTSLLSPHLHFGELSVRKVFHLVRMKQLVWSNEGNHAAEESCTLFLRSIGLREYSRYLSFNHPSSHERPLLAHLRFFPWVVNESYFKIWRQGRTGYPLVDAGMRELWATGWLHDRIRVVVSSFFVKVLQLPWRWGMKYFWDTLLDADLESDALGWQYITGSLPDSQELDRIDNPQFEGYKFDPHGEYVRRWIPELARLPTEWIHHPWDAPVSVLQAAGIELGSNYPLPIVELDAAKARLQEALSEMWQLEAASRATMNNGMEEGLGDSSEVPFPQELQMEIDRQPAQATANVPMTARRREDQMVPTMTSSLNRAETEVSADLGNSEDTRAQVPFHAHFHPRVEREDMIQNTEGPVPRINGTHQHNIFQQPQNHRREALAPSVSEASSSWTGREGAVVPVWSPPAASGHSETFAADEADVSSRSYLDRHPQSHRLMNWSQLSQSLTTGRDVENSVQPNLTG; encoded by the exons ATGtcggcctcgtcctcgtccctgtGCGGCGGGGACCCGGCGATGAGGAGCGTGGTGTGGTTCCGGAGGGACCTCAGGGTGGAGGACAACCCGGCgcttgcggcggcggcgcgtgccgGTGGGGAGGTAGTGCCGGCGTACGTCTGGTCGCCAGAGGAAGAGGGCCCTTACTACCCCGGGCGTGTGTCCCGGTGGTGGATCAGCCAGAGCCTGAAGCACCTGGACGCCTCGCTCCGCCGCCTAGGGGCAGGAAAGCTCGTCACGCGGAGGTCGGCCGACGCCGTCGTCGCGCTGCTCCAGCTGGTCCGCGACACCGGCGCCACGCACGTCTACTTCAATCATCTATACG ACCCGATCTCACTAGTCAGGGATCACCGGTTGAAGGAGATGCTGACGGCTGAGGGCATCCTTGTGCAATCTTTCAATGCGGATCTGCTGTATGAGCCATGGGAAGTTGTCGATGATGAAGGGCAACCATTCACCATGTTCGCCGCGTTCTGGAACAGGTGCCTCAGCATGCCGTATGACCCCCCTGCACCCCTTCTGCCCCCGAAGAAGATCAATTCAG GTGACTTATCGATGTGTCCATCGGAAGATCTGATCTTTGAGGATGATTCAGAGAGGGGAAGCAACGCTCTTCTGGCCCGAGCATGGACGCCAGGGTGGCAGAACGCAGACAAGGCACTgacggccttcctcaatggtccATTGGCTGACTACTCAGTGAACCGCAAGAAGGCTGATAGTGCGAGCACATCCCTACTCTCACCTCACCTGCATTTCGGTGAGCTTAGTGTGCGCAAGGTTTTCCACCTAGTTCGTATGAAGCAGCTTGTGTGGAGTAACGAGGGCAACCATGCTGCTGAGGAGAGCTGCACCTTGTTTCTCCGTTCCATTGGCCTGCGGGAGTACTCTCGGTACCTGAGCTTCAATCACCCAAGCAGCCATGAGAGGCCCCTCTTGGCGCACCTCAGGTTTTTCCCCTGGGTGGTCAATGAGAGCTACTTTAAGATTTGGAGGCAGGGAAGGACTGGGTACCCGCTCGTTGATGCTGGCATGAGGGAACTGTGGGCGACAGGATGGTTGCATGACCGGATACGTGTGGTGGTTTCAAGCTTCTTTGTCAAGGTCCTTCAACTTCCATGGCGATGGGGTATGAAGTACTTCTGGGACACATTACTGGATGCTGATCTTGAAAGCGATGCACTGGGCTGGCAGTACATCACTGGCTCTCTTCCTGATAGTCAAGAGCTTGACCGCATCGACAACCCCCAG TTTGAAGGCTACAAGTTCGACCCGCATGGGGAGTATGTCCGACGGTGGATTCCTGAGCTCGCAAGGCTACCGACAGAATGGATACATCATCCATGGGATGCACCTGTTTCCGTGCTGCAAGCTGCAGGAATTGAGCTGGGATCCAACTATCCTCTCCCCATAGTTGAGCTAGACGCGGCCAAAGCCAGACTGCAAGAAGCCCTATCAGAAATGTGGCAGCTGGAGGCAGCATCAAGGGCCACCATGAACAATGGAATGGAGGAAGGCCTCGGCGATTCCTCAGAGGTTCCGTTTCCTCAAGAATTACAGATGGAAATCGATCGGCAGCCAGCCCAGGCAACAGCCAATGTGCCGATGACTGCTCGGAGGCGTGAGGATCAGATGGTGCCTACCATGACCTCTTCATTGAACCGAGCTGAAACAGAGGTTTCCGCCGATCTAGGGAACAGTGAGGACACTAGGGCACAGGTTCCGTTTCATGCACATTTCCATCCCCGAGTTGAGAGGGAAGACATGATCCAAAATACTGAAGGCCCTGTGCCTAGAATCAATGGCACTCACCAGCACAACATCTTTCAGCAACCTCAGAATCATAGGCGAGAAGCTCTTGCTCCATCAGTGTCGGAGGCTTCAAGTAGCTGGACCGGCAGAGAGGGCGCTGTGGTCCCAGTTTGGTCACCTCCTGCAGCATCAGGCCATTCAGAAACTTTTGCTGCTGATGAAGCTGACGTTTCTAGTAGGAGTTATTTGGATAGGCATCCACAGTCGCACCGGCTGATGAACTGGAGTCAATTATCACAGTCATT GACAACAGGCCGGGACGTGGAAAATTCTGTGCAGCCAAACTTAACCGGTTAG
- the LOC136490684 gene encoding cryptochrome-1-like isoform X3, protein MSASSSSLCGGDPAMRSVVWFRRDLRVEDNPALAAAARAGGEVVPAYVWSPEEEGPYYPGRVSRWWISQSLKHLDASLRRLGAGKLVTRRSADAVVALLQLVRDTGATHVYFNHLYGDLSMCPSEDLIFEDDSERGSNALLARAWTPGWQNADKALTAFLNGPLADYSVNRKKADSASTSLLSPHLHFGELSVRKVFHLVRMKQLVWSNEGNHAAEESCTLFLRSIGLREYSRYLSFNHPSSHERPLLAHLRFFPWVVNESYFKIWRQGRTGYPLVDAGMRELWATGWLHDRIRVVVSSFFVKVLQLPWRWGMKYFWDTLLDADLESDALGWQYITGSLPDSQELDRIDNPQFEGYKFDPHGEYVRRWIPELARLPTEWIHHPWDAPVSVLQAAGIELGSNYPLPIVELDAAKARLQEALSEMWQLEAASRATMNNGMEEGLGDSSEVPFPQELQMEIDRQPAQATANVPMTARRREDQMVPTMTSSLNRAETEVSADLGNSEDTRAQVPFHAHFHPRVEREDMIQNTEGPVPRINGTHQHNIFQQPQNHRREALAPSVSEASSSWTGREGAVVPVWSPPAASGHSETFAADEADVSSRSYLDRHPQSHRLMNWSQLSQSLTTGRDVENSVQPNLTG, encoded by the exons ATGtcggcctcgtcctcgtccctgtGCGGCGGGGACCCGGCGATGAGGAGCGTGGTGTGGTTCCGGAGGGACCTCAGGGTGGAGGACAACCCGGCgcttgcggcggcggcgcgtgccgGTGGGGAGGTAGTGCCGGCGTACGTCTGGTCGCCAGAGGAAGAGGGCCCTTACTACCCCGGGCGTGTGTCCCGGTGGTGGATCAGCCAGAGCCTGAAGCACCTGGACGCCTCGCTCCGCCGCCTAGGGGCAGGAAAGCTCGTCACGCGGAGGTCGGCCGACGCCGTCGTCGCGCTGCTCCAGCTGGTCCGCGACACCGGCGCCACGCACGTCTACTTCAATCATCTATACG GTGACTTATCGATGTGTCCATCGGAAGATCTGATCTTTGAGGATGATTCAGAGAGGGGAAGCAACGCTCTTCTGGCCCGAGCATGGACGCCAGGGTGGCAGAACGCAGACAAGGCACTgacggccttcctcaatggtccATTGGCTGACTACTCAGTGAACCGCAAGAAGGCTGATAGTGCGAGCACATCCCTACTCTCACCTCACCTGCATTTCGGTGAGCTTAGTGTGCGCAAGGTTTTCCACCTAGTTCGTATGAAGCAGCTTGTGTGGAGTAACGAGGGCAACCATGCTGCTGAGGAGAGCTGCACCTTGTTTCTCCGTTCCATTGGCCTGCGGGAGTACTCTCGGTACCTGAGCTTCAATCACCCAAGCAGCCATGAGAGGCCCCTCTTGGCGCACCTCAGGTTTTTCCCCTGGGTGGTCAATGAGAGCTACTTTAAGATTTGGAGGCAGGGAAGGACTGGGTACCCGCTCGTTGATGCTGGCATGAGGGAACTGTGGGCGACAGGATGGTTGCATGACCGGATACGTGTGGTGGTTTCAAGCTTCTTTGTCAAGGTCCTTCAACTTCCATGGCGATGGGGTATGAAGTACTTCTGGGACACATTACTGGATGCTGATCTTGAAAGCGATGCACTGGGCTGGCAGTACATCACTGGCTCTCTTCCTGATAGTCAAGAGCTTGACCGCATCGACAACCCCCAG TTTGAAGGCTACAAGTTCGACCCGCATGGGGAGTATGTCCGACGGTGGATTCCTGAGCTCGCAAGGCTACCGACAGAATGGATACATCATCCATGGGATGCACCTGTTTCCGTGCTGCAAGCTGCAGGAATTGAGCTGGGATCCAACTATCCTCTCCCCATAGTTGAGCTAGACGCGGCCAAAGCCAGACTGCAAGAAGCCCTATCAGAAATGTGGCAGCTGGAGGCAGCATCAAGGGCCACCATGAACAATGGAATGGAGGAAGGCCTCGGCGATTCCTCAGAGGTTCCGTTTCCTCAAGAATTACAGATGGAAATCGATCGGCAGCCAGCCCAGGCAACAGCCAATGTGCCGATGACTGCTCGGAGGCGTGAGGATCAGATGGTGCCTACCATGACCTCTTCATTGAACCGAGCTGAAACAGAGGTTTCCGCCGATCTAGGGAACAGTGAGGACACTAGGGCACAGGTTCCGTTTCATGCACATTTCCATCCCCGAGTTGAGAGGGAAGACATGATCCAAAATACTGAAGGCCCTGTGCCTAGAATCAATGGCACTCACCAGCACAACATCTTTCAGCAACCTCAGAATCATAGGCGAGAAGCTCTTGCTCCATCAGTGTCGGAGGCTTCAAGTAGCTGGACCGGCAGAGAGGGCGCTGTGGTCCCAGTTTGGTCACCTCCTGCAGCATCAGGCCATTCAGAAACTTTTGCTGCTGATGAAGCTGACGTTTCTAGTAGGAGTTATTTGGATAGGCATCCACAGTCGCACCGGCTGATGAACTGGAGTCAATTATCACAGTCATT GACAACAGGCCGGGACGTGGAAAATTCTGTGCAGCCAAACTTAACCGGTTAG
- the LOC136493076 gene encoding ubiquitin carboxyl-terminal hydrolase 4-like — protein sequence MVMGASGSKLEKALGDQFPEGERYFGLENFGNTCYCNSVLQALYFCIPFREQLLEYYANNKTPGDAEENLLTCLADLFMQISQAKKKTGVIAPKRFVQRVKKQNELFRSYMHQDAHEFLNFLLNELVDILEKESSPAKDSPQSSSPEKAPNGPVQPLANGVKKEPPVTLVHKNFQGILTNETRCLRCETVTARDETFLDLSVDIEQNSSITSCLKNFCSTETLNAEDKFFCDKCCSLQEAQKRMKIKKAPHILVIHLKRFKYIEQLGRYKKLSYRVVFPMELKLSNTSDDVDTEYSLFAVVIHVGSGPNHGHYVSLVKSHNHWLFFDDENVEMVEEQTLQTFFGSSHEYSGNTDHGYILFYEGLGGKS from the exons ATGGTCATGGGAGCCAGCGGCTCCAAGCTTGAGAAGGCCCTCGGTGACCAGTTCCCGGAAGGCGAGCGCTACTTCGGCCTTGAGAACTTCGGCAACACCTGCTACTGCAACAGTGTCCTTCAG GCACTTTATTTTTGCATTCCATTCAGGGAGCAGTTACTGGAATATTATGCAAATAACAAAACTCCAGGTGACGCTGAGGAAAATCTTTTGACTTGTTTGGCCGACCTTTTTATGCAG ATAAGCCAAGCAAAGAAAAAGACCGGTGTTATTGCTCCAAAACGTTTTGTTCAGAGAGTGAAGAAACAGAATGAGTTGTTTCGCAGCTACATGCACCAG GATGCACACGAGTTCTTAAATTTCCTTTTGAATGAACTTGTTGATATTCTGGAAAAAGAGTCAAGTCCTGCTAAGGACTCGCCCCAATCATCATCTCCTGAAAAAGCTCCAAATGGCCCAGTTCAACCTTTAGCCAATGGAGTTAAAAAAGAACCACCAGTTACTCTGGTCCATAAAAATTTCCAG GGCATATTGACCAACGAAACAAGATGCTTAAGATGTGAAACAGTAACTGCAAGGGATGAAACATTTCTTGATCTTAGTGTTGACATTGAACAAAACAGTTCTATCACAAGCTGCCTGAAAAATTTCTGTTCTACAGAGACTTTAAATGCAGAGGATAAATTCTTCTGCGACAAGTGCTGCAG TTTGCAAGAAGCACAGAagagaatgaagatcaagaaGGCTCCCCACATATTGGTGATCCATCTAAAGCGTTTCAAGTACATTGAACAGCTTGGCCGGTATAAGAAGCTTTCATACCGGGTTGTATTCCCCATGGAACTGAAGCTCAGTAATACATCTGACGATGTAGACACTGAGTACTCCCTCTTTGCTGTCGTGATCCATGTCGGAAGTGGCCCCAACCATGGGCATTATGTAAGCCTTGTCAAAAGCCACAACCACTGGTTGTTCTTCGACGACGAAAACGTCGAGATGGTTGAAGAGCAGACCCTACAAACATTCTTCGGTTCCTCACATGAATACTCAGGCAACACAGACCATGGGTATATCTTGTTTTACGAGGGGCTTGGTGGGAAGAGTTAG